A window from Lates calcarifer isolate ASB-BC8 linkage group LG7_2, TLL_Latcal_v3, whole genome shotgun sequence encodes these proteins:
- the LOC108900584 gene encoding dipeptidyl peptidase 4 isoform X2: protein MVSVGKVLLGVFGVAVVVILIAVPTAIFLNEEKGGNQRSFTLEDVFNSSLRPKSFGMRWISDDEYLHKSQGSVYLTNVITEESKEFLSKDKFNEKKAYDYQLSADRKYVAFMSNHSKLWRHSFTASYSLYDVNSDKFFTPSDIPDEVQYFSWAPIGNKLAFVWENNVYIKTSPGSPAQQITFNGKENFILNGIPDWVYEEEMFSSSQGLWWSPGGKYVAYAEFNDTGVHNIEYSWYGENQYPSTVSIPYPKPGTPNPVVKLFVVDTDNTTKITEVVVPASFSASEHYLATVTWVTDNRIAVQWLKRVQNHLILQIYNLSESRWDPIEHLEVKSATGWIGRFSPPEPVFAEDKASYYLLMSDTKKYKHIHHVVGGVATPITSGEWEVINILKVKADSVYYSSNEDGGKPGGRNVYKWTKQGTKCLTCTLHGEKCQYNSAYFSHNASFYRLSCSGPGIPYHSIMDNRNDKELKVLENNTAFSNLISDLQMPSMRRGTIKVAGYNLWYQMFLPPGFDESKKYPLLIDVYAGPCSQKADFTYRVSWSTYLASTEKIIVASFDGRGSGFQGDQLMHEIYKRLGTYEVEDQITAAKEFIKMGFIDKDRVAIWGWSYGGYVTSMALGAGSGVFKCGMAVAPVSKWVYYDSIYTERYMMEPSENPDAYLNSTVTARAKNFHSVQYLLVHGTADDNVHFQQAAEISEALVEEQVDFEAMWYTDKDHGLEGSAHQHVYTHMSHFLLRCFA from the exons atg GTTTCCGTCGGCAAGGTGCTCCTCGGGGTTTTTGGAGTAGCAGTCGTTGTCATTTTGATAGCGGTACCCACGGCTATATTTCTGAATG AGGAGAAGGGGGGAAACCAGAGATCCTTCACCCTGGAGGATGTCTTCAACAGTTCACTGAGACCAAAGTCCTTTGGCATGAGGTGGATCTCAG acgaTGAGTATCTCCATAAGTCCCAAGGCTCAGTCTACCTCACCAACGTGATCACAGAAGAGTCCAAAGAGTTCTTGAGCAAAGACAAATTC aatgaaaaaaaggcTTATGATTACCAACTGTCTGCTGACCGAAAATATGTCGCTTTCATGAGCAACCATTCCAAG CTGTGGAGGCATTCATTTACAGCTTCATATTCACTGTATGATGTGAATTCAGA CAAATTTTTCACACCCTCTGACATTCCTGATGAAGTCCAGTACTTCTCCTGGGCGCCCATAGGGAACAAACTG GCCTTTGTCTGGGAGAACAATGTGTATATAAAGACCAGTCCTGGGTCCCCAGCACAGCAAATCACATTCAATGGAAAGgagaatttcattttaaatgggATTCCAGACTGGGTGTATGAGG AGGAGATGTTCTCATCCAGTCAGGGCCTCTGGTGGTCACCTGGGGGGAAGTACGTGGCTTATGCTGAGTTCAATGACACAGGGGTCCACAATATAGAGTATTCCTGGTACGGTGAGAACCAGTACCCCAGCACTGTTTCCATTCCATATCCAAAG CCAGGTACTCCTAACCCTGTTGTGAAATTGTTTGTTGTGGacactgacaacacaacaaaaattaCTGAGGTTGTTGTTCCAGCCTCATTCAGCGCAAG TGAGCACTACCTGGCCACTGTTACTTGGGTGACAGATAACCGTATTGCTGTCCAGTGGCTTAAGAGAGTACAAAACCACCTCATCCTTCAGATCTACAACTTGAGTGAATCCAGATGGGATCCTATTGAG CATCTGGAAGTGAAGAGCGCCACAGGCTGGATTGGACGG TTCTCTCCACCAGAACCTGTTTTTGCTGAAGACAAGGCCAGCTATTACCTGCTGATGAGTGACACCAAAAAGTACAAGCACATCCATCATGTTGTTGGG GGAGTGGCCACACCAATCACCTCTGGAGAGTGGGAAGTCATTAACATTCTGAAAGTCAAAGCAGATAGTGT ATATTATTCAAGTAACGAAGACGGCGGCAAGCCAGGAGGAAGGAATGTTTACAA gtGGACCAAACAAGGGACCAAGTGTCTGACTTGCACATTACatggagaaaaatgtcagtacaaCTCAGCTTACTTCAGCCACAATGCCTCCTTCTACCGTCTGAGCTGCAGTG GTCCAGGCATTCCTTACCATTCTATCATGGATAACAGGAATGATAAAG aGCTGAAAGTTCTGGAGAACAACACTGCATTTAGCAACCTGATATCTGACCTCCAAATGCCCTCCATGCGCCGCGGTACCATCAAAGTTGCTGGATACA ATCTCTGGTACCAGATGTTTTTGCCTCCAGGTTTTGATGAATCCAAGAAGTACCCTCTACTGATTGATGT GTATGCAGGTCCCTGCAGTCAGAAAGCAGACTTCACCTACAGGGTCAGCTGGTCCACTTACCTGGccagcacagagaaaatcatCGTAGCCAGCTTTGACGGAAGGGGAAGCGGTTTCCAGGGCGACCAGTTAATGCATGAAATTTACAAACGTCTGGGAACCTATGAAGTGGAAGATCAGATAACAGCTGCCAA GGAATTCATCAAAATGGGTTTCATTGACAAAGACAGAGTTGCTATCTGGGGCTGG TCTTATGGTGGGTATGTAACATCAATGGCCTTGGGAGCTGGAAGTGGAGTTTTCAAATGTGGAATGGCAGTGGCTCCAGTTTCCAAATGGGTTTATTATG ATTCCATCTACACAGAGCGTTACATGATGGAACCTTCAGAGAATCCTGACGCCTACCTT AACTCGACAGTGACTGCCAGGGCCAAGAATTTCCATTCAGTGCAGTATCTCCTGGTTCATGGAACAGCTGATG ACAATGTTCATTTCCAGCAGGCAGCTGAGATCTCAGAAGCTCTggtggaggagcaggtggaCTTTGAGGCAATG TGGTACACAGACAAGGATCATGGGCTTGAGGGTTCAGCCCATCAACACGTTTACACCCACATGAGTCACTTCCTACTGAGGTGTTTTGCCTAA
- the LOC108900584 gene encoding dipeptidyl peptidase 4 isoform X1, producing MKVSVGKVLLGVFGVAVVVILIAVPTAIFLNEEKGGNQRSFTLEDVFNSSLRPKSFGMRWISDDEYLHKSQGSVYLTNVITEESKEFLSKDKFNEKKAYDYQLSADRKYVAFMSNHSKLWRHSFTASYSLYDVNSDKFFTPSDIPDEVQYFSWAPIGNKLAFVWENNVYIKTSPGSPAQQITFNGKENFILNGIPDWVYEEEMFSSSQGLWWSPGGKYVAYAEFNDTGVHNIEYSWYGENQYPSTVSIPYPKPGTPNPVVKLFVVDTDNTTKITEVVVPASFSASEHYLATVTWVTDNRIAVQWLKRVQNHLILQIYNLSESRWDPIEHLEVKSATGWIGRFSPPEPVFAEDKASYYLLMSDTKKYKHIHHVVGGVATPITSGEWEVINILKVKADSVYYSSNEDGGKPGGRNVYKWTKQGTKCLTCTLHGEKCQYNSAYFSHNASFYRLSCSGPGIPYHSIMDNRNDKELKVLENNTAFSNLISDLQMPSMRRGTIKVAGYNLWYQMFLPPGFDESKKYPLLIDVYAGPCSQKADFTYRVSWSTYLASTEKIIVASFDGRGSGFQGDQLMHEIYKRLGTYEVEDQITAAKEFIKMGFIDKDRVAIWGWSYGGYVTSMALGAGSGVFKCGMAVAPVSKWVYYDSIYTERYMMEPSENPDAYLNSTVTARAKNFHSVQYLLVHGTADDNVHFQQAAEISEALVEEQVDFEAMWYTDKDHGLEGSAHQHVYTHMSHFLLRCFA from the exons GTTTCCGTCGGCAAGGTGCTCCTCGGGGTTTTTGGAGTAGCAGTCGTTGTCATTTTGATAGCGGTACCCACGGCTATATTTCTGAATG AGGAGAAGGGGGGAAACCAGAGATCCTTCACCCTGGAGGATGTCTTCAACAGTTCACTGAGACCAAAGTCCTTTGGCATGAGGTGGATCTCAG acgaTGAGTATCTCCATAAGTCCCAAGGCTCAGTCTACCTCACCAACGTGATCACAGAAGAGTCCAAAGAGTTCTTGAGCAAAGACAAATTC aatgaaaaaaaggcTTATGATTACCAACTGTCTGCTGACCGAAAATATGTCGCTTTCATGAGCAACCATTCCAAG CTGTGGAGGCATTCATTTACAGCTTCATATTCACTGTATGATGTGAATTCAGA CAAATTTTTCACACCCTCTGACATTCCTGATGAAGTCCAGTACTTCTCCTGGGCGCCCATAGGGAACAAACTG GCCTTTGTCTGGGAGAACAATGTGTATATAAAGACCAGTCCTGGGTCCCCAGCACAGCAAATCACATTCAATGGAAAGgagaatttcattttaaatgggATTCCAGACTGGGTGTATGAGG AGGAGATGTTCTCATCCAGTCAGGGCCTCTGGTGGTCACCTGGGGGGAAGTACGTGGCTTATGCTGAGTTCAATGACACAGGGGTCCACAATATAGAGTATTCCTGGTACGGTGAGAACCAGTACCCCAGCACTGTTTCCATTCCATATCCAAAG CCAGGTACTCCTAACCCTGTTGTGAAATTGTTTGTTGTGGacactgacaacacaacaaaaattaCTGAGGTTGTTGTTCCAGCCTCATTCAGCGCAAG TGAGCACTACCTGGCCACTGTTACTTGGGTGACAGATAACCGTATTGCTGTCCAGTGGCTTAAGAGAGTACAAAACCACCTCATCCTTCAGATCTACAACTTGAGTGAATCCAGATGGGATCCTATTGAG CATCTGGAAGTGAAGAGCGCCACAGGCTGGATTGGACGG TTCTCTCCACCAGAACCTGTTTTTGCTGAAGACAAGGCCAGCTATTACCTGCTGATGAGTGACACCAAAAAGTACAAGCACATCCATCATGTTGTTGGG GGAGTGGCCACACCAATCACCTCTGGAGAGTGGGAAGTCATTAACATTCTGAAAGTCAAAGCAGATAGTGT ATATTATTCAAGTAACGAAGACGGCGGCAAGCCAGGAGGAAGGAATGTTTACAA gtGGACCAAACAAGGGACCAAGTGTCTGACTTGCACATTACatggagaaaaatgtcagtacaaCTCAGCTTACTTCAGCCACAATGCCTCCTTCTACCGTCTGAGCTGCAGTG GTCCAGGCATTCCTTACCATTCTATCATGGATAACAGGAATGATAAAG aGCTGAAAGTTCTGGAGAACAACACTGCATTTAGCAACCTGATATCTGACCTCCAAATGCCCTCCATGCGCCGCGGTACCATCAAAGTTGCTGGATACA ATCTCTGGTACCAGATGTTTTTGCCTCCAGGTTTTGATGAATCCAAGAAGTACCCTCTACTGATTGATGT GTATGCAGGTCCCTGCAGTCAGAAAGCAGACTTCACCTACAGGGTCAGCTGGTCCACTTACCTGGccagcacagagaaaatcatCGTAGCCAGCTTTGACGGAAGGGGAAGCGGTTTCCAGGGCGACCAGTTAATGCATGAAATTTACAAACGTCTGGGAACCTATGAAGTGGAAGATCAGATAACAGCTGCCAA GGAATTCATCAAAATGGGTTTCATTGACAAAGACAGAGTTGCTATCTGGGGCTGG TCTTATGGTGGGTATGTAACATCAATGGCCTTGGGAGCTGGAAGTGGAGTTTTCAAATGTGGAATGGCAGTGGCTCCAGTTTCCAAATGGGTTTATTATG ATTCCATCTACACAGAGCGTTACATGATGGAACCTTCAGAGAATCCTGACGCCTACCTT AACTCGACAGTGACTGCCAGGGCCAAGAATTTCCATTCAGTGCAGTATCTCCTGGTTCATGGAACAGCTGATG ACAATGTTCATTTCCAGCAGGCAGCTGAGATCTCAGAAGCTCTggtggaggagcaggtggaCTTTGAGGCAATG TGGTACACAGACAAGGATCATGGGCTTGAGGGTTCAGCCCATCAACACGTTTACACCCACATGAGTCACTTCCTACTGAGGTGTTTTGCCTAA
- the LOC108900575 gene encoding glucagon-1 translates to MKSIYSLAGILLVLGFVHSSWQVPLLEADDSSSFEADDTLVAEPRELSNMKRHSEGTFSNDYSKYLEDRKAQDFVRWLMNNKRSGSAEKRHADGTFTSDVSSYLKNQAIKDFVDRLKSGQVRRESEKDRWGETLSRRHVDGSFTSDVNKVLDSMAAKEYLLWVMTSKPSGESKKRQVDQ, encoded by the exons ATGAAAAGCATCTACTCCCTGGCTGGCATCCTTCTGGTCCTCGGCTTCGTCCACAGCAGCTGGCAGGTTCCTCTGCTCGAGGCTGATGACAGCTCAAG TTTCGAGGCAGACGACACGTTAGTGGCTGAGCCGAGGGAGCTGTCGAACATGAAGAGACACTCAGAGGGAACTTTCTCAAACGACTACAGCAAATACCTGGAGGACAGGAAGGCACAGGACTTTGTTCGGTGGCTGATGAACAACAAGAGGAGTGG atctgCAGAAAAGCGCCACGCAGATGGGACCTTCACCAGTGATGTGAGCTCTTACCTCAAGAACCAGGCAATCAAAGACTTTGTTGACAGGCTCAAGTCTGGACAAGTCAGAAGAGA ATCTGAAAAGGACAGGTGGGGTGAAACGCTCAGCAGGAGGCATGTAGATGGAAGCTTCACCAGTGACGTCAACAAGGTGCTTGACTCCATGGCTGCGAAGGAATATTTACTCTGGGTCATGACCTCCAAGCCCTCAGGAGAAAG TAAGAAAAGACAAGTGGACCAATGA
- the LOC108900601 gene encoding ATP-binding cassette sub-family C member 4 — MQKFFETRTEASSCCWKFGYCLTTYMELQRSGVDFTSLLKKEEEEEQQLPPSDVPTRSRTLSQNSVLSQSSSVQSVKDGDQLPAEPVQTVVEESRAEGTIGVSLYVKFLRAGASIFTLLVVLLVNLLAQVAYIMQDWWLAYWADEQEKLGDYNSTIIHNGQNITKELDTAFYLGVYGGLTAAVIVFGFMRNLLLFNVLVRCAQALHNCMFNSILRTPVRFFDINPIGRVLNRFSKDIGQLDSNLPWTFVDFIQVRTDVRALTQQLIQFTQSITHPS; from the exons ATgcagaagttctttgagaccaggacagaggcctccag ctgctgttggAAGTTTGGTTATTGTTTAACCACGTACATGGAGCTGCAGCGGTCTGGAGTGGACTTCACCTCCCTgctgaagaaagaggaggaagaggagcaacAGCTGCCTCCTTCAGACGTCCCCACCAGGAGCAGAACTCTGTCCCAGAATTCAGTGCTCTCTCAGTCCTCCTCTGTGCAGTCGGTCAAAGATGGAGACCAATTACCG GCAGAGCCGGTGCAGACGGTGGTAGAGGAGAGTCGAGCTGAGGGAACCATCGGAGTGAGTCTGTACGTCAAATTTCTAAGAGCTGGAGCAAGCATCTTTACTCTGCTTGTTGTCTTACTGGTCAACCTCCTGGCTCAG GTAGCATACATCATGCAGGACTGGTGGCTAGCTTACTG GGCTGATGAGCAAGAGAAGCTCGGTGATTATAACAGCACTATCATCCACAACGGACAGAACATCACCAAAGAGCTGGACACAGCTTTCTACCTGGGCGTTTATGGGG GTTTGACAGCAGCCGTCATCGTTTTTGGCTTCATGAGGAATCTGCTCCTGTTCAATGTGCTGGTGAGGTGCGCACAGGCTCTGCACAACTGCATGTTCAACTCCATCCTCAGAACACCTGTGCGCTTCTTTGACATCAACCCCATCG GAAGAGTTCTCAACAGGTTCTCTAAGGACATCGGTCAGCTGGATTCTAACTTACCGTGGACCTTTGTGGACTTCATCCAGGTGAGGACAGATGTCAGAGCACTGACGCAGCAGCTCATTCAATTCACACAATCAATCACACACCCATCCTGA